In Actinopolyspora saharensis, the genomic window CCGAAGCCTTACCCCTGTGTCACTCGATCGGACCATCGAAGCGCTAATCTGGATCTCGTGCAACATGTGGCGATCGTGACCGACTCGACGGCATCACTCCCCAGGACCTGGCCGCGCACTGGGGATCTCGGTGGCCAGCATGCAGCTGCGAGTCGCGACGAGCTCACCCGGGAACCCGCGTGTCCACCGACTGGTTGTTGCGTGCCATGCGGAACGGAGTCCCGGTCGAGGCCAAGGCACCGGCCCCGGACACCCTGCTGCAGGCCTATCAGCAGGCATGGCACGACTCGGCGACCGCCGTCGTCTCGCTTCACGTGTCCAGCAGGCTCTCCCCTGCGACCCAGCGGCCCTCCAGGCCTCGACCCACGTTCCGACCCCGGTGCACATCGTGGACAGTCAGTCCTCCGGAATGGCCTCGGCTTCGCGGCGCTGGCCGGTGCCCGGACGGCCGCGGCTGGCGGCTCCCCGGCCGAGGTGTGCGCCACGGCACAGCGACGTGCCGCGCGAACCCAGTGATCATCTACATCGACGACCTCGAGTACCTGCACAGGGCGGGGTACATCGGGAAAACCGCTGCCTACTTCGGCTCCAAGATGGCGGTCAAGCCACTGCTGACGGTGCGGGACGGCGAGGTCGAACCGATGGACAAGCTGCTCGGCTCCGAGCGCGCGGTGGGCAAGGCAGTGGACCGCGCGGTCGAGCTGGCGGGCGAGACCCGTGGACGTGGCGGTGAGCACTTCGCCGCCCCGAACGACGCGGAGGAGCTGATGACCGCGCTGAAGCGGAAAATCCCCGCGGGGGAGGAGTTCGTCCGGACCCGGGTGAGCACCGCCATCGGAGCCAACGTGGGCCCCGGAGCGCTGGCCGTGACCATCTCGCCACACTGATCACCACGCTGATGGCCGATCGCGGTCCCGTGCCGACCGCCCGGGAGACGACGCGGCGCACTCGCGAATGACCCCGGTGCCGGCGGGGAATCCCCGAAGGACGGCCCACGGGACACGTCAATAGAGTGGACCCGGCCGATCTCTCCGAGCTGGAGACGGCCGCGGCGCACCGAACTCACGATCGACGAGAAAAGGGAGGGTCCATGAGCCTAGAGCGTCCCATCGATCCCGATCCGTACAGCCTGCTTCCCGAGATACCCTCCTTCACGGTCAGCTCCACGGACGTGACGGACGGCCAGCCCATGTCCAAGGCGCAGGCCTACGACGGCATGGGAGCGGGCGGGAGCAACATCTCGCCACAGCTTTCCTGGCACGGTTTCCCGGAGAGCACGAAGAGCTTCGTCGTGACCTGCTTCGACCCGGACGCCCCCATCCCGGGCGGGTTCTGGCACTGGGTCCTCGTCGACGTCCCCGCCTCCGTCACCGAGCTGGCCACGAGCGCGGGCGACCGCAGCGGCAACGGGATCCCGGCGGGCTCCTTCCACGTGCGCAACGACATGGGCGAGCGCGCCTTCGGCGGGGCCGCCCCGCCGGAGGGTGACCGGCCGCACCGCTACTACTTCGCGGTCACCGCGGTGGACAGCGAGAACCTCGGAGTCGACGAGAGCGCGACTCCGGCGGTGGTCAACTTCATGCTCGCCTTCCACGCCGTGGGTCGGGGAATGATCGTGCCCACCTACGCGCACTGATCGAGGTTTTCCACTCGGGTCGGTGGGGTTTTCGGTTGACGGCCCCACCGGCCGCGGGCCACTCGTCCGCACAGCGCGCCGGTTCAACAACGGCCGATTTCCTCCGCGCGCCGGACCCGTTGTCCGAGCACCGCGGAACGCGCCGCGTACACCGTGTACACCCCACCGAGCGCCAGCAACGACGGCAGCACGACGACGGCCGTCCCCGTCGACACCACCACGGACGCCAGACCCAGCCCCACCAGCGAGTCCACGAAGCGGATCCGGAAGACTCGGCGCGACGCCCGCCGGGCCACGAGTTCGGTGACGTAGGGCAGCCCGGCGGCCCAGGCCACCTGGTAACTCACCCACCCGAGGACCAGCACCGGATCGAGCGGCTTGCCGAGCACCCGGGGACTCAGCACGAGAGCCGCAGCGGCCAGCACCCCTCCGCAGACGACGGTCGCGAACACCAGCACCCGGCAGGCCTTCCCCAGAACCGCCGGATCGCGCTCGTCCCCGGAACGCTCCCGAGCCGCTATCCTGCCGAGCAGCAGGCTGCCCGAACCGTTGATCAGCACCTGCACCGGCGCCACGACCAACCGCGCCAATTCGAGCACCCCGACAGCGGCCGTGGAGATCGTGCTGGCCACCAGCAGCCGCACGGCCAGCAGGGTCAGCGGTCGCAGGCCCGCCTGCAGCGCACGCCACACCGCGAATCCGGCCACGTCGGGGAACTCCCGCACCCCGGGGCGCAGGCCGCCCCGCTCCTCCCGCGGCAACTGCACCAGTCCCGCGAGGAGCGTGGCGAGCGCGCCGCAGCACATCACCCCGAACAGCACCGTCGGGTTCGGTTCCCCGAACAGCGCGGGTACCACCGCGAGCGCCAGCAGGGTCACAGCCAGGCAGCACAGGTCGTTGTTCAGCAGCGCACCGAAATCCACCCTGGCCACGAAGATCCTGCGGACGGTCTCCGCGAGCAGCCTGCACACCACCAGCACCGCATACACCGCGCTCAGCCACGGGCCCTGTCGGGACACCGTCGAGGCGAGCACCACGGCACCGAGCACGCACAACCCCATGACCAGCAGGGCTCCGGTGACCAGGCTCGACCGGTAACCGGCATCGTGCCGGTCGAAAACGGTGAAGCCGTCGCACACGAAACCGACGTGGAGCGCGTTGGCTCCGACCAGCGTGGCCAGCAGCAACGCGAAAACGCCGTAGTCGGACAGGCTCAGGGTTCCCGCGGCCACCAGCTGCACCGCGAAGCTCGCGGCCGCGGTCGCCGCCTGGGACAGGATTCCGGCAACACCGTCACCGGCGAGCCTGCCGAGCACACCGCCGCGTCTCACCGAGGTCACCGGCCACCCCGATCGACGGGCGGCGCCGGTGCCCGCACCCGCGACTCGGCGCTCTGCGCGCTCTCCGCCGAGGTCTCGGGGGAACCGTGCGCGGCGAAGGTGAACACGTGCCCCGCGATCTTTCCTCCGAGCAGCTCGATCCGCTCCCTGGCCCTGCGCCAGGCCGCCACCGACCGTTCCCGGCGCACGGTGAGCACGACACCGTCGGCCGCGGGTATCAAAGCGCTCACCTCGGGAGCGCTCTCCAGCGGCGGCAGGTCGACGAGCACGAGATCGTAGCCACCACGCGCCTCCACCATCGCTCGCCGCAGCAGGGAGGACCGGAAGTAGTCCGGGGCCCCCTCACCGGCGCGCCCCGCGGGAACGACCCGGAACTCTATTCCCGGCCCCACCTCGATCACCCGCGTGGAGGCGTGCACCGTGGCCGCCCCGGCGGCGATGGGGGCCATTCCGTACCAGTCGTTCTGCAGCGCGACGCTGTGCGAGAGCTCCCTGGTCCGCACCGCCGCGTCGACGACGAGAACCCGCAGGCCGTCCCGGGCCGCGGCTCCGGCCACTTGCAGCACAGTGGTGGTCGCGCCGTCCCCGACGGAGACCCCGGTGACCGCGACCAGACCGCCCCGCACGGTGTTCCGCAGCACCGAGGCCACCAGGCGGTAGGACCCCAGCGGCGGAACCACGAGGTTGTGCAGTCGCGCGGATGTCCCCTCACCGAGCGCTTCGATCTCCCCGAGGAGCGGTTCGTCGGACAGCCTGGTCAGATCGGCCGCGTCCCGAACCCTGCGATTGCGGTCCGCGCGGGCCCAGGCGATCGTGGCGGCCAGCAGCAGCCCCACGGCCAGCCCGACGAACGCGTCCCGCAGCAGCACGGTGAGCACCCCCGAGGAGTCCGTGACGGCCTTGTCCGTGAAGGACACGCCGTCACCGAACTGCTCGGCGGTTATGTTGATCTCCGTGATGCGCTGGTCCAGCTCACTGACGGTGCTGGACACCGAGCCCGGGGTGTTGCCCTCGCCCTCCACGAGTTCGGCCCGCCGGGAGCGCAGGCTCTCGACGGCGCTGTCCGCCGCACTGCTGACTTCTGCCTCGGACTCGCGTCGGTAGGCGGCCACGACCGCATTGGCGATCTCGGTCGACCGCGCCGCACCGCCGATGTCGACCCGCACGACGATCGAGTCACCGTTGTCCGAGGCCTTGGCCTCCACCGACTCGCGCAGTTCCTCGATCGACTCGGAGGCCTCCAGCCGCTTCCGCGCCGACTCGAGAACACGGTCCGAGGTCACGAACAGCGCTCGCTGGTTGACATAGCGCACGAACCCCGATTCGCTGGTCACCTCGTAGCCGAGCGCCTCGACGGAGTCGGGGGACTTGAGCACGATGCGCGCCTGGGCGGCCCCGGCACTGCCCACTGTCAGGGCCACCAGCACACTGATCAGCACCGTCCCGACGACCACGACGAGCGAACTCCACCGGTACCGCCACAACGCACCGACTATGTTCGGGGCCGGTAAGAGTTCGTTCATCGCAGCTCCATTCGACGCGGTCCTGCCCGGGGCCCCGGAACCGACGTCGTCGGTCGCTCACCGACCGCGACGATCCGGCCGGGGCGGCTCCTCGCGCAGTCGTCCTCGCGGAGAACGCGCTCGGAGGGCTCGCGATCACGGTACGGATCCCCGGGGCGAACACGACGATCACGATAACGCTGTAACGAACCACGTTCACTCGACGATCACCAGAACGCCTCCGAGGTTTCGTTCCCGAGGATTCTCCCGTCCCGACAGGACGAAGCACCGCAACGGCGTGACTCGAGAACGTCCGACACCGGAAAATATCGATCCGACAACGAAAACCCGGTCCAGGAAGGACCAACTTCTCCGGGAAACCGCAGATACCACCGACGAAGGAGATTCCGTGCGCGGTTCCACCCCGAGGTGTGATTCCCCGTCCGAGGCCGATCACACGAATCCCACGTTCGGGGCAATACTTCGCCGACTTCCCGGCGCGCAGAAGTCGGCACGGGGAGCACCCGCGTATTCGCGGTTCGTCAACCGCAGGGCCGGAGGCGGCCTGGCCGCCGTCGCCCACCTGGCGGGCAGAACACCCAACGAGGTCACGCTCGTGAGCGCGTTGTGCACCCTGACCGGAATTCTCGCGCTGGCGCTCCTGCCCCCCTCGCCCGTGCTCGGCGTGGGAGTGGCCGCGGCACTGTTGCTCGGTTACGCCCTCGACTCGGCGGACGGGCAGCTGGCCAGACTTCGCGGGGACGGGGGCCCCTCGGGAGAATGGCTGGATCACGTCGTGGACAGCGCGAAGATCCCGATGCTGCATTCTGCCGTGCTCGTTTCCACCTATCGCTTCGGCGATCACCCCGACTGGTGGTTGCTGGTCCCCCTCGGTTTCACCGTGGTGGAAAGCGTTCTGTTCTTCGCGATGATCCTCAACGAACAACTCCGGAAGCAGCACGCCGACACCGGGCCCGCGAGCGGCAGCACGCCCTCGGCCTGGCGTTCCCTGCTGGTTTCTCCCACCGACTACGGAGTCCTGTGCCTGGTATTCGTGCTGCTGGGAGCGCACCTCGCCTTCACCGCTGCCTACACGGCACTGTTCCTGGCCCAGACGTTGTTCGCCTGTGCGGCGCTTCCCGGATGGTTCCTCCGGGCGAAGCGACTGACCGCGAACGGGGGAGAACCGTGAGCAGACCCGTCGTCGGTTACGCGCCCGGCGCCTACGACATGTTCCACATAGGACACCTGCGGGTGCTGGAGCGCGCCCGCTCGGAGTGCGACCTGCTCATAGCCGGAGTCGCCACGGACGCGGTGGTGCTGAGCGCGAAGGCGAAACACCCCGTGATCCCGTTCGAGCAGCGGCTGGAGATCGTCTCCAGCATCAGGTACGTCGACCAGGCCATCGCCGATCCGCACGTGGACAAGTACCTCACCTGGCAGCGGATCGGATTCCACGTGCTGTTCAAGGGCGACGACTGGAGGGGCACGGAACGCGCGCACGAGATGGAGTCCAAGCTGGAAAGCGTCGGCGTCGGAATCGTGTACTTCCCCTACACGGGCGACGTGTCGACCACGCTGCTGCGCACCAGGTTGTCCGTGTCGGAATGACCCGGAGGTTTCCGATCCGCCACGAAAGCCGACACCCCACCCGGACGCCGAGAGGACGAAACGACGGGAGCGCATTGTTCGGACGAATCCCCCATTCCGGTGGCCGTCGCCGCGGTGTCCGCGTGCTGGGCGTCCTCGTCGTCTGCGCCGCCGTGCTCGTGTCCGGAACCTGGGCGCAGCACGATTCGGGGTCCACTGCCACGCGGACGCGTCCGTCCGAGGCGCCGCCGCTGCCGGAAGTCCCCGGCGCGCGCTCCCCGGTTCCGGAGGGGGCGCTGTTCGTCTCCACCTCAGGCGCCGCGGGCGCGCGGGGCACTCGCTCCGACCCGCTGCGCACGCTGAGCGAGGCCGTGCGCAGGGCGGACCACTCGGCGACGATAGTGCTGCGCTCCGGCACCTACCGGGAAGGTCTCGGGGTGATCCGCAAAAGACTGCACATCAGGTCCTACCCCGGTGAACAGGTCTGGTTGAAGGGCAGCGAAGTCGTGGACACCTGGGAACGCACTGGGCGGGGCTGGGTGCACCACGGCTGGAGCCCGGACTTCTGCAGGGACTGCTTCATCCCCGAGATCATCGATCCGCGGCACCCGAACGCCGGACTGGCCGACATGGTCTTCCTCGACGGTGAACCGCTGCGCCAAGTGACCGAGCGCGCGGCCGTGACGCGGGGGACCTTCTTCGTCGACCCGGACGCGGAAACACTGCTGATCGGAAGCGACCCGCGGGGAGGAGCGGTCGAGGCCGCGGCCCGCTCCTGGTTGCTCCAGTTCGACGGGCCGCGTGCCGCTGGGAGCAGTCTGCGCGGGATCGGGGTGGCCCACTACGCCTCGCGGCAGGAGTACGGCCGCGAGGGCGCCATGATCGTGGTCAACTCCGCGGAGGTGACCCTGGAGGGCAACGCCTTCTCCTGGAGCGCCTCCAGCGGTGCTGCCGTGTTCGCCCCCGGGGCGAGGGTGGTCGACAACGTCTTCAGCGACAACGGGCTCGTCGGGATGATGGCCAACAGGGCCGACGGGATACGGATGAGCGGGAATCTCGTTACCCGCAACAACCGGGAGCACTTCGCCCTGAGCGGTCCCGCCATCGGCGCCGCCGGGGTCAAGATCACCCGCACCGCGCGAGCGGTGGTCCGCCGGAACTCCTTCCTCGACAACACCGGAGCGGGCTGGTGGTGCGACCTGGGGTGCACGAACGCCGTGGTTCTGGGCAACACCACGCGGGGCAACGTCAAGCACGGCCTGTTCTACGAGGTCTCCTCGGACGCGCTGATCGCCTCGAACCTGATCCTCGGGAACCGGGGGCTCGGGGTGAAGATCTCGAGCGCCGACCGGGTGCGCGTGCTGCACAACACTTTCCGCGGAAACCGCGGGGCGCTCGGGCTCTACAACGACGTGCGCTCCCCCGAGTCCGATCCGTACAGCGACCGGCTCGGGCTGAGTTGGATCACGACCGAAACCGAGCTGGTGAACAACCACTTCGCGGGCACCACCGCGAGGCGCCCCTTCGCCACCGCGGAGAACCACAAACCGGAAGGGGTACCCACTCCAGGATTCGTCTCCCGCAGCGACGGAAACGTCTACCTCAGGGGAGAAGAACCTCACCTGGTGGAGCGCTACCTCGGTTCCGGGCGTTCGGAACGGTTCGAGACGCTGTCCGAACTGACCGCGGAAACCGGCCAGGGCCGGCACAGCACCGCCGTGCGCACGTCCGGGGCGCCCTTCCGGGACCCGGCCGAAGGTGACTACCGACCACGACCGAACGCTCCCGGAGCCGACGCGGGGCGGCCGATCCCCGGGGAGGTGATCGAACGACTCGGCATCTCCCCGGACGACCACCCCGACGCGGGCGTTCTCGTCAGCCCCGGCAGGCCGTGATCCGCATCGAGCAGCGCTGCCGGGTGCCCCCGGACCAGCCGGTCGCAGCCGACCTATTCGGACTCAGCGCCGGATCACCATCCGGTGCTGCCCTGCGGGGATCCTATGGCGGCTCCGTCGGAGTCGACGGCACGAATCCAGTACTCCGTGTCCCCCGCAGGAGGGTTCGTGTCCGTGAACCTCATGGTCGGAATCTGCCAGGGCCACGACTCCCTGGTGACCGCGTGGATCGGTTCCGGGGTTCCGACCCGCATCACCTCGTAGCGAATCGAGCTGTTCTGCGCGTCCCAGGTACCTCGCCACTCGATCGAGACATCCCCGGTGGAGCGATCCCGGCTCACCTGGGGAGCCCGGAACGGAACCTGCGGACCGTTGTCGACCGCCTCGGGAACCGAGCGGGCCGCGAACCGGGTCAGGGACTGCTGCGGCTCGCCGTTGACGGTGGTGAACTCACCACCGACCACGACGTACTCCGAATTCGCGTCGATGGCCCAGGGACCGTTCTTCCACGGGCTGTCCTGCGGTCCGCCGTTGGTGTTCGGCAGCCACGGCAGCAGCTCCGGGACGGGATCCCCCGCACTCACGTGGTTGACATCGCGCGGTGACCTGCCCGTTGCTTCCGTCGTTTCCGCCGTCAACCGCTGGTAGTCGATCGAGCCGTCCTCGGGGATGGCCTCCAGCGCGGCGCAGGCGTGCGTGTGCGAGGCCGCGTAGACCACTCCAGCAGCCACGGCCACCGACTGGGTGTCCCCGTAGCAACCGTCCATCCAGACGGTGGAACCGTCGTCGATCCGCACCGCCCCGCGGCCCTCGAACCTGGGGTTGAACCCCTCCCAGTTGTACGAGCCGAAATAAGCCGTTCCCCGGCCGTCCGTGGCGATGTCGGTGACCACGTCGTCGGTGGACGGAGCCTGCCACTGCCAGGCGACGTTGTCCCCCGAAGTGGAGTCGACGGCCGAGAGCGCGACCCTCCGCTGCCCGTTGACCCTGTCGAAGGCCCCGCCGACGAGCACCCTGTGCTGCTGCGGAACCGCGAGCACGCTGTGCACCGTGGCATCGGCCGTCGGGGACCACGGCAGCAGTTCCCCCGCGGGGGAGACGGCCGCGAGCCTGCTCCGGTCGGACTCGCCAACCCCGTCGAAGGCCCCACCCAGGTACACGCGGTCGGCCGTGGCCGAGAGCGCGCGCACCCGCCCCCGCACCCGCGGGTCGAAATCGTCCACCAGGGCGCGGTCGGCCGTGCTGAAGGCGGCTACCCTGGAACGCCACCTGTCGTCGATCCTGTCGAAGTCCCCGCCGACGTATACCCGGTCGCCTGCAGGCCCCGCGGTCACGTCGAACACGGTGTCGCACCTCCAGCGGTCGGTGCCGACCGAGTCGCACAGCGCCCCCGGATCGGCGCCCGACTCGAACTCCGTGGCGGTCACCGAGGGCGACCACGGCAGCAGTTCCCCGGTGCGCAGGTCGAAGGCCATCAGGTTGTCCCTGGGCACCTCCCCGGCACCCCCTGCGGGCACACCGGCAGGACGGGCCCTGTCGAAGTGCCCGCCCGCGTAGACGGTGTTGCCCACGATCTCCACCGACAGCACGATCCCGTCCGTCTGCGGAGTCGGCAGCGCCCCGGCCGTCACCGTTTCGGGCCGTGTATCGTCCGCTCCCGCGGCGGGAGCCATCAGCACTCCGAGCAGAGTGCTCCCGAGCAGAGCCGCGCCGATTCTTCGGCTTCGACTCGACATGTCACCGCCTCCTGACCCCTTTGTTCCACATCCATCGCCGCACACCGGCCGCACGGGGGTTCGACGCCCCGGGCGACCGCGCGGCGTTCCCACCTCCGGAGGAAGTTCCGGAGGAGCTCAATCTCTCCGCCAGCTCGGCGTAACCGCGCGCCACGAGATCCCAGTCGTAGTGCTCGGCCAGCTCCGCGACCTGGGCCCGACCGCGATCCAGGGTGTCCTGGGGACGTTCCTCGGCCCGGTCGAAGCACTCGGCCAAGCTCTCCGCGTCGGTGAAGTAGGCCCCGTGAGGTCCCAGAACCTCCCGGTTGAACTCCACGTCGAAAGCGGACACCGAAGTGGCGGCCCCCATGGCGCGCAGCAGCGAGGGGTTGGTCCCGCCGACGGAATGACCGTGCACATAGGTCAGCGCGTTGGCGTAGAGCTGGTTCAGGGTCCGCTGGTCCCACACCGCCCCCACCAGCCGGACACCGCTGCCGCCGTCGGCCAGCTTCCGCACCCTGGCGGTGTAGGCGTCCGAGTAGGGGGCCGTGCCGACGATGACCAGGGGGTGCCGTGCCCCGCTCCTGAGATAGCCCGCCACCGCTAGACCGAGGTGGTTCTCCGGCTCGAAACGGGCCACCATCAAGTGGTACTCACCGGCGCGCAAGCCGTACTCCGCCAAGCCGTCGGCGCCGACGGTGTCCAGCACGGGTGCTCCGTAGGGGATGTAGTCGCTCTTCACGCCGAAGCGCTCCGCGTAGTAGTGCTGGATCCCGCGCGAATCGGAGATCAACGCGTCGGACCAGCGCACGGCCAGCGACTCAGCGGCGCGGTAGTAGCGCGCTCCCGCTCCCGCCCACTTGGCCCGTTTCCACTCGAGACCGTCCACATGCGTCGCCACCGGTATCCCACGGGCTCGCAGCAGGGGGAGGAACGGCGCGTTCGCCGCGTTGAACACCAGCGCGACGTCCGGACGCTCCCGCAGGGCGTGTCCCACCGAGAGCCCGGTGTGACTCAGCGTCTCCAGGGACTTCCGCCGCAGGGCAGGCAGTCGCACCAGCCGCATCCCGCGGTGCTCGGTGGTGCGCTCCGCACCGCGGTCCCTGCAGTACACCGTCACCTCGTGCCCCATGCGGGCCAGCCGCCCGCCCACCTCCTCCACGCAGGTTTCGAAACCTCCGTACCGAGCGGGAACCCCCCGCGTTCCGAGCATCGCTACGCGCATCTCCGTCCAATCCCGTGTCCTCGTCGCCGATCAATGGTGCGGATCCACGAACCCGCCGTATAAGCTCCCGGTATCGATTCGTTACGAGATTTCGTCCGCTCCGCGGTCACCGAAACTTTCCGCGAAGGGTCACCGTGCTCGATCACCGTCACTTTCCGACCGACTCGCCCGTTCTCCGCTCGAACTCCGACTCGCGGGCGCTGACGGCGTGTCTGCTGGCGCTGATCGTGGCCAGCGAGTACAAATTCAGACTCCGTGACCAGGACCAGTCCGTCTCGGGGAATCCGGACGTATTCGTACTGCTGGAGATCGCCACCTACGCGGTCGTGGCGTGCTGGCTGTTCGTCCACTTTCGCCCGGCCCCTCGGCTGCACACTGCGCACTGGGTGACACTAACGGCTTATGCCTACGTAGCGACACTGTGGTTGTCCACAACGTACTCGCCCTACTTCGAGATGGCCCTGGTTCGTTCCTGGCAGATGGCGGTGCTGTTGGCTGCCACCCGGTCGGTGGTACGCCATTCGGGGCGAGCGACGATGCACCTGTTCGCGCACTCCTACTGCGTGCTCGTCTCCGCCTCGGTGGTGTTCGGCGCGCTCGTCCCGCTCCCCCGCCGGGAGAGCCAGGCCGACCGCTTCACCTGGCTGTACCTGCACCCCGTGACCGCGGGCCAGTTCCTGGCCATAGCGGTAGTCGTTCTGGTCGGTTACGTGCTCGGCAGGCGCAACACGCACACGGGGCCGAGCTGGCCGTTGCCGGTGTACCTCGGCATGCTGCTGATCTGCACCGTCGGCCTGGTGGCCACCAACACCCGCGGGGCCGCTCTCGGAGCCCTGGTCGGT contains:
- a CDS encoding DegV family protein, whose translation is MIIYIDDLEYLHRAGYIGKTAAYFGSKMAVKPLLTVRDGEVEPMDKLLGSERAVGKAVDRAVELAGETRGRGGEHFAAPNDAEELMTALKRKIPAGEEFVRTRVSTAIGANVGPGALAVTISPH
- a CDS encoding YbhB/YbcL family Raf kinase inhibitor-like protein; this encodes MSLERPIDPDPYSLLPEIPSFTVSSTDVTDGQPMSKAQAYDGMGAGGSNISPQLSWHGFPESTKSFVVTCFDPDAPIPGGFWHWVLVDVPASVTELATSAGDRSGNGIPAGSFHVRNDMGERAFGGAAPPEGDRPHRYYFAVTAVDSENLGVDESATPAVVNFMLAFHAVGRGMIVPTYAH
- a CDS encoding cell shape-determining protein, producing the protein MNELLPAPNIVGALWRYRWSSLVVVVGTVLISVLVALTVGSAGAAQARIVLKSPDSVEALGYEVTSESGFVRYVNQRALFVTSDRVLESARKRLEASESIEELRESVEAKASDNGDSIVVRVDIGGAARSTEIANAVVAAYRRESEAEVSSAADSAVESLRSRRAELVEGEGNTPGSVSSTVSELDQRITEINITAEQFGDGVSFTDKAVTDSSGVLTVLLRDAFVGLAVGLLLAATIAWARADRNRRVRDAADLTRLSDEPLLGEIEALGEGTSARLHNLVVPPLGSYRLVASVLRNTVRGGLVAVTGVSVGDGATTTVLQVAGAAARDGLRVLVVDAAVRTRELSHSVALQNDWYGMAPIAAGAATVHASTRVIEVGPGIEFRVVPAGRAGEGAPDYFRSSLLRRAMVEARGGYDLVLVDLPPLESAPEVSALIPAADGVVLTVRRERSVAAWRRARERIELLGGKIAGHVFTFAAHGSPETSAESAQSAESRVRAPAPPVDRGGR
- a CDS encoding CDP-alcohol phosphatidyltransferase family protein, whose protein sequence is MRGSTPRCDSPSEADHTNPTFGAILRRLPGAQKSARGAPAYSRFVNRRAGGGLAAVAHLAGRTPNEVTLVSALCTLTGILALALLPPSPVLGVGVAAALLLGYALDSADGQLARLRGDGGPSGEWLDHVVDSAKIPMLHSAVLVSTYRFGDHPDWWLLVPLGFTVVESVLFFAMILNEQLRKQHADTGPASGSTPSAWRSLLVSPTDYGVLCLVFVLLGAHLAFTAAYTALFLAQTLFACAALPGWFLRAKRLTANGGEP
- a CDS encoding adenylyltransferase/cytidyltransferase family protein, which translates into the protein MSRPVVGYAPGAYDMFHIGHLRVLERARSECDLLIAGVATDAVVLSAKAKHPVIPFEQRLEIVSSIRYVDQAIADPHVDKYLTWQRIGFHVLFKGDDWRGTERAHEMESKLESVGVGIVYFPYTGDVSTTLLRTRLSVSE
- a CDS encoding right-handed parallel beta-helix repeat-containing protein; translation: MLGVLVVCAAVLVSGTWAQHDSGSTATRTRPSEAPPLPEVPGARSPVPEGALFVSTSGAAGARGTRSDPLRTLSEAVRRADHSATIVLRSGTYREGLGVIRKRLHIRSYPGEQVWLKGSEVVDTWERTGRGWVHHGWSPDFCRDCFIPEIIDPRHPNAGLADMVFLDGEPLRQVTERAAVTRGTFFVDPDAETLLIGSDPRGGAVEAAARSWLLQFDGPRAAGSSLRGIGVAHYASRQEYGREGAMIVVNSAEVTLEGNAFSWSASSGAAVFAPGARVVDNVFSDNGLVGMMANRADGIRMSGNLVTRNNREHFALSGPAIGAAGVKITRTARAVVRRNSFLDNTGAGWWCDLGCTNAVVLGNTTRGNVKHGLFYEVSSDALIASNLILGNRGLGVKISSADRVRVLHNTFRGNRGALGLYNDVRSPESDPYSDRLGLSWITTETELVNNHFAGTTARRPFATAENHKPEGVPTPGFVSRSDGNVYLRGEEPHLVERYLGSGRSERFETLSELTAETGQGRHSTAVRTSGAPFRDPAEGDYRPRPNAPGADAGRPIPGEVIERLGISPDDHPDAGVLVSPGRP
- a CDS encoding DUF1972 domain-containing protein, whose translation is MLGTRGVPARYGGFETCVEEVGGRLARMGHEVTVYCRDRGAERTTEHRGMRLVRLPALRRKSLETLSHTGLSVGHALRERPDVALVFNAANAPFLPLLRARGIPVATHVDGLEWKRAKWAGAGARYYRAAESLAVRWSDALISDSRGIQHYYAERFGVKSDYIPYGAPVLDTVGADGLAEYGLRAGEYHLMVARFEPENHLGLAVAGYLRSGARHPLVIVGTAPYSDAYTARVRKLADGGSGVRLVGAVWDQRTLNQLYANALTYVHGHSVGGTNPSLLRAMGAATSVSAFDVEFNREVLGPHGAYFTDAESLAECFDRAEERPQDTLDRGRAQVAELAEHYDWDLVARGYAELAERLSSSGTSSGGGNAARSPGASNPRAAGVRRWMWNKGVRRR
- a CDS encoding O-antigen ligase family protein, coding for MLDHRHFPTDSPVLRSNSDSRALTACLLALIVASEYKFRLRDQDQSVSGNPDVFVLLEIATYAVVACWLFVHFRPAPRLHTAHWVTLTAYAYVATLWLSTTYSPYFEMALVRSWQMAVLLAATRSVVRHSGRATMHLFAHSYCVLVSASVVFGALVPLPRRESQADRFTWLYLHPVTAGQFLAIAVVVLVGYVLGRRNTHTGPSWPLPVYLGMLLICTVGLVATNTRGAALGALVGSLTALWVRWRGTRRLEITAFLSVGLLAIGLAATPLITAFFTRGHSMSRLFTLNSRTELWGYALEEFFERPLYGHGQSATRGLFLDEMGLGGGHNAVINLMVNSGLLGLVVWSALVFGILLNTARAARSSPEPRQDRILVYAVLVGMLANSVFTESLGAPSNVAAVWLFVLAAWSELIRPPGRERELVPGQRA